One Pomacea canaliculata isolate SZHN2017 linkage group LG9, ASM307304v1, whole genome shotgun sequence DNA segment encodes these proteins:
- the LOC112572071 gene encoding multiple epidermal growth factor-like domains protein 10, which produces MSHRAGVELDTVVAKHPIGAACTPAEGSNGDCLDVNAVCSAKTNKCECKPGYTGPAGGKCVAKPPIGAACTPAEGSNGDCLDVNAVCSTKSKKCECKPGYTGPDGGKCALLSNVALDSPCAYTDGGQSNCADANAVCTPQTTPTCQCNAGHYKSGSACIAKHPIGAACTPAEGSNGDCLDVNAVCSAKTNKCECKPGYTGPDGGKCVAKPPIGAACTPAEGSNGDCLDVNAVCSTKSKKCECKPGYTGPDGGKCVLLNNVALDSPCAYTDGGQSNCANANAVCTPQTTPTCQCNAGHYKSGSACIAKHPIGAACTPAEGSKGDCLDVNAVCSAETNKCECKPGYTGPAGGKCASNKGVALGQVAVWTLCMTILTVSLAVNVV; this is translated from the exons ATGTCACACCGTGCGGGTGTCGAACTGGACACTGTTG TTGCTAAACACCCAATCGGAGCTGCCTGCACACCAGCAGAGGGATCAAATGGTGACTGCTTGGATGTCAACGCCGTTTGTTCAGCAAAAACCAACAAGTGTGAATGTAAACCTGGATACACCGGACCTGCTGGAGGAAAATGTG TTGCTAAACCCCCAATCGGAGCTGCCTGCACACCAGCGGAGGGATCAAATGGTGACTGCTTGGATGTCAACGCCGTTTGttcaacaaaaagcaagaagtgTGAATGTAAACCTGGATACACCGGACCTGATGGAGGAAAATGTG CTCTCCTGAGCAACGTGGCACTTGACTCCCCATGTGCATACACCGATGGAGGTCAGTCGAACTGCGCCGACGCCAACGCCGTCTGTACACCACAGACTACCCCGACGTGTCAGTGCAATGCTGGACACTACAAGTCTGGATCAGCCTGCA TTGCTAAACACCCAATCGGAGCTGCCTGCACACCAGCAGAGGGATCAAATGGTGACTGCTTGGATGTCAACGCCGTTTGTTCAGCAAAAACCAACAAGTGTGAATGTAAACCTGGATACACCGGACCTGATGGAGGAAAATGTG TTGCTAAACCCCCAATCGGAGCTGCCTGCACACCAGCGGAGGGATCAAATGGTGACTGCTTGGATGTCAACGCCGTTTGttcaacaaaaagcaagaagtgTGAATGTAAACCTGGATACACCGGACCTGATGGAGGAAAATGTG TTCTCTTGAACAACGTGGCACTTGACTCCCCATGTGCATACACCGATGGAGGTCAGTCGAACTGCGCCAACGCCAACGCCGTCTGTACACCACAGACTACCCCGACGTGTCAGTGCAATGCTGGACACTACAAGTCTGGATCAGCCTGTA TTGCTAAACACCCAATCGGAGCTGCCTGCACACCAGCAGAGGGATCAAAGGGTGACTGCTTGGATGTCAACGCCGTTTGTTCAGCAGAAACCAACAAGTGTGAATGTAAACCTGGATACACCGGACCTGCTGGAGGAAAATGTG CCTCAAACAAAGGGGTGGCCCTAGGACAGGTGGCTGTGTGGACTCTCTGTATGACCATCTTGACCGTGTCGCTGGCTGTCAACGTGGTGTAG